The Ignavibacteriales bacterium genome has a segment encoding these proteins:
- the hisIE gene encoding bifunctional phosphoribosyl-AMP cyclohydrolase/phosphoribosyl-ATP diphosphatase HisIE, which yields MIKADELNFEKLGGLIPAVVSDSETNQVLMLGFMNKEAIAKTIETKQVTFFSRTRNTLWTKGETSGNFLNLIDIKKDCDSDSLLILAKPDGPTCHRGTYSCFGIEKKNTPFIDQLSQLIKERKKNLPENSYTTKLFKEGADRIIQKVGEEAIETVIAAKNRNKEEIINETSDLIYHLLVMLAEQEIELDEVINKLISRHKIKSE from the coding sequence ATGATAAAAGCAGATGAATTGAATTTTGAAAAACTTGGCGGTTTAATTCCGGCTGTTGTTTCAGATTCAGAAACAAATCAAGTTTTAATGCTCGGCTTTATGAATAAAGAAGCAATTGCAAAGACAATCGAAACAAAACAAGTAACTTTTTTCAGCAGAACGAGAAATACTTTATGGACAAAAGGGGAAACATCCGGTAATTTTTTGAATCTTATTGATATCAAAAAAGACTGCGACAGTGATTCTTTACTAATCCTTGCAAAACCGGATGGACCCACATGTCATAGGGGGACTTATTCATGTTTCGGAATTGAAAAGAAGAATACTCCTTTCATAGACCAGCTTAGTCAATTGATTAAAGAAAGAAAAAAAAATCTTCCGGAAAATTCATACACAACAAAACTTTTTAAGGAAGGCGCCGATAGGATTATTCAGAAAGTAGGCGAAGAAGCAATTGAAACGGTTATTGCCGCAAAGAACCGTAATAAAGAAGAAATTATAAATGAAACATCCGATTTAATCTATCATCTTCTAGTAATGCTTGCCGAACAGGAAATTGAGCTTGACGAAGTTATTAATAAGCTGATTTCCCGTCATAAAATAAAATCTGAATAA
- the hisC gene encoding histidinol-phosphate transaminase has translation MKIESLVRENILKLKPYTSARGEFLTGILMDANENSIGSVVNDELHLELNRYPDPFHNQLRNELGSYLNVGKDKLFIGVGSDEIIDLLVRIFCEPKIDNAVILEPTYGMYKVACDVNDVSTIPVMLDESFQPNLDKIYSAINKNTKLIFICSPNNPTGNVINSESILDLAKNFNGIIIIDEAYAEFSGKPSMINFVDEFSNIVVLRTFSKAWGLAGVRCGYCITSPEIINLLYKIKLPYNINKLTSQFVIDALKNLAQKDKFVTIINSEKEFLIKELKMIPKIKKVFTSDSNFILFECENPTNIYHKLTEKGIIIRDRSNQVKDCLRVSVGTRDQNEKFLNELRNVL, from the coding sequence ATGAAAATTGAATCGTTAGTTAGAGAGAATATTCTCAAATTAAAGCCGTATACATCTGCGCGCGGTGAATTCTTAACCGGAATTCTTATGGATGCAAATGAAAACAGCATCGGTTCGGTTGTAAATGATGAATTGCATCTTGAACTGAACCGTTATCCCGACCCGTTCCATAATCAGTTAAGAAATGAACTTGGCTCTTATCTGAATGTTGGAAAAGATAAATTATTTATTGGAGTTGGATCGGATGAAATAATTGATCTGCTAGTAAGAATATTCTGTGAACCGAAAATAGACAATGCAGTTATACTTGAACCGACTTACGGAATGTATAAAGTTGCTTGCGATGTTAATGATGTATCTACAATTCCGGTAATGCTGGACGAGTCATTCCAGCCGAACTTGGATAAAATTTATTCTGCAATTAACAAGAACACAAAACTAATTTTTATCTGCTCACCTAATAACCCGACCGGAAATGTTATCAATTCCGAAAGCATTTTAGATTTAGCAAAAAATTTTAACGGAATTATTATTATTGATGAAGCTTATGCCGAATTTAGCGGCAAACCCTCGATGATAAATTTTGTTGATGAATTCTCAAATATCGTTGTGCTTAGAACATTTTCAAAAGCATGGGGACTTGCCGGAGTGCGTTGCGGTTACTGTATAACTTCACCGGAAATTATAAATTTGCTTTATAAAATCAAACTCCCGTATAATATCAATAAGCTGACCTCGCAATTTGTGATAGATGCACTAAAAAATCTCGCACAAAAAGATAAATTTGTTACTATAATTAATTCCGAGAAGGAATTTCTAATAAAAGAATTAAAAATGATTCCGAAAATTAAAAAGGTATTTACTTCCGACAGCAATTTTATTTTGTTTGAATGTGAGAATCCGACGAACATTTATCATAAATTAACAGAGAAAGGAATAATCATACGCGACAGAAGCAATCAAGTTAAGGATTGTCTCAGAGTTTCTGTCGGCACGCGGGATCAGAATGAAAAATTCTTGAATGAACTCCGGAATGTATTATGA
- the hisA gene encoding 1-(5-phosphoribosyl)-5-[(5-phosphoribosylamino)methylideneamino]imidazole-4-carboxamide isomerase: protein MLIIPAIDILDGKVVRLQKGDFATAKSYSDHPVDQAKIYDESGFEWIHIVDLSGSKDGIITSLKILEEIKKNTKLKIEFGGGIRNVEDISKLFSIGVDKVVVGSLPVLDKPEFETVVETFPPDKIIIAADTKKGEVVVKGWSENSYLEISVYITQCKGYGINNYLITDIDKDGMLEGPNLRLYHGLKELFPDLFLIASGGIRGKKDLEDLKEYNCNAAIVGKAIYENKIDLKELSKFD from the coding sequence ATGTTAATAATACCGGCAATTGATATCTTGGACGGAAAAGTTGTCCGTCTGCAAAAAGGGGATTTCGCTACTGCGAAAAGTTATTCCGATCATCCGGTTGATCAAGCAAAAATTTATGATGAGTCCGGCTTTGAATGGATTCATATTGTTGATCTCTCCGGATCAAAAGATGGAATAATTACTTCACTTAAAATTCTTGAAGAGATCAAAAAGAATACAAAATTAAAAATTGAATTCGGCGGCGGTATAAGAAACGTTGAAGATATTTCAAAACTGTTTTCTATTGGAGTTGATAAAGTTGTTGTCGGCTCACTTCCGGTTCTTGATAAACCCGAATTTGAGACAGTAGTTGAAACATTTCCGCCAGATAAAATTATTATCGCTGCCGATACAAAGAAAGGTGAGGTTGTAGTAAAAGGATGGAGCGAAAATTCATACCTTGAGATTAGTGTTTATATAACTCAATGCAAAGGTTATGGAATTAACAATTATCTTATTACCGATATTGATAAAGACGGAATGCTTGAAGGGCCGAATTTGCGGCTTTACCATGGTTTGAAAGAACTCTTTCCCGATCTATTTCTGATTGCGTCCGGCGGTATAAGAGGGAAAAAAGATTTGGAAGATCTTAAAGAGTATAATTGCAATGCCGCTATAGTTGGTAAAGCTATCTATGAGAATAAAATTGATTTAAAGGAATTATCAAAATTTGATTAG
- the hisF gene encoding imidazole glycerol phosphate synthase subunit HisF codes for MISKRIIPCLDVQNGMVVKGINFVELRHAGSAVELAERYYNEGADELVFLDITASIEKRKTLVELVKQVAKVIRIPFTVGGGISELKDIEALLGAGADKVSLNTSIVKNPSLISGAAKRFGSQAVVAAIDVKNVGSQKKVFVKGGKEETELDGLAWCRKVNELGAGEILLTSMDHDGTKNGYDLPFLKEVIKNITIPLIASGGAGTKEHFLDVFNIGVDAALAASLFHYEELTILELKKYLQSNGIRVRL; via the coding sequence TTGATTAGCAAAAGAATCATCCCGTGTCTCGATGTTCAAAACGGCATGGTTGTAAAGGGAATAAATTTTGTTGAACTGCGTCATGCCGGATCGGCTGTTGAACTTGCAGAAAGATATTACAACGAAGGAGCCGATGAATTAGTTTTTCTTGATATAACAGCTTCAATAGAAAAAAGAAAAACCCTTGTAGAACTTGTTAAGCAAGTTGCCAAAGTTATAAGGATACCCTTTACAGTAGGCGGCGGAATCTCTGAACTAAAAGATATTGAAGCGTTGCTTGGAGCAGGCGCTGACAAAGTTTCTCTCAACACATCAATTGTAAAAAATCCTTCTTTAATTTCCGGAGCCGCGAAGAGATTCGGAAGTCAAGCTGTTGTTGCCGCTATTGATGTAAAAAATGTCGGATCGCAAAAAAAAGTATTTGTTAAAGGCGGAAAAGAAGAAACTGAATTGGATGGTCTTGCGTGGTGCAGAAAAGTTAATGAGCTTGGCGCCGGAGAAATATTACTAACATCTATGGATCACGACGGAACCAAGAACGGTTACGATCTTCCATTCTTAAAAGAAGTAATTAAAAATATAACAATTCCGCTGATTGCATCCGGAGGTGCCGGTACTAAGGAACATTTTCTGGATGTTTTTAATATTGGCGTTGACGCCGCTCTTGCAGCTTCTCTTTTTCATTATGAAGAATTGACGATTTTAGAATTAAAAAAATATTTACAATCAAACGGAATTAGAGTGCGTTTATGA
- the hisG gene encoding ATP phosphoribosyltransferase, with amino-acid sequence MNGNLKLAIQKSGRLTEKSLQLLRTCGLDIENYSNRLIVSARNYELDLLFLRDDDIPEYVQDGVADIGIVGEDVVLEKEADVEIIKRLSYGKCRLMLAGPEDREIPEIDQLNGKRVATSYPKILSNFFRNNKINAKIIQISGSVEIAPSLGIADYICDIVSTGNTLKLNKLKKFITVFDSEAVLIGSKNIASYPEKFMKLNNLILRIESALNAKNSKYLMMNIPKSALQNIREILPSLKSPTVLPLADESMLAVHAVIPSEMFWEIQEKLHFAGASGLLLIPIENMIL; translated from the coding sequence ATGAACGGAAATTTGAAACTTGCCATTCAAAAAAGCGGGCGGCTTACAGAGAAGTCGTTGCAGCTTTTACGGACTTGCGGATTGGATATAGAAAATTATTCAAATCGTCTTATAGTTTCCGCACGTAATTACGAATTGGATCTACTTTTCCTCCGAGATGACGATATTCCCGAATATGTTCAGGATGGTGTTGCGGATATAGGAATTGTGGGAGAAGATGTTGTGTTAGAGAAAGAAGCCGATGTCGAAATAATCAAAAGGCTATCTTATGGTAAATGCAGATTAATGCTTGCCGGTCCGGAGGATAGAGAGATTCCCGAGATTGATCAACTTAACGGAAAACGTGTTGCCACATCTTATCCGAAAATTCTTTCCAATTTTTTCCGGAATAATAAAATAAATGCGAAGATAATTCAGATCAGCGGTTCGGTTGAAATAGCACCGTCATTAGGAATAGCGGATTATATCTGTGATATTGTTTCTACCGGCAACACGCTGAAATTGAATAAGCTCAAAAAATTTATTACTGTTTTTGATTCCGAAGCAGTGTTGATAGGAAGTAAAAATATAGCAAGCTATCCTGAAAAATTTATGAAGTTAAATAACCTAATACTACGAATTGAATCAGCTTTGAATGCAAAAAATTCTAAGTACTTGATGATGAACATTCCGAAATCCGCTCTTCAAAATATTCGCGAAATTCTTCCTTCGCTTAAAAGTCCTACTGTACTTCCTCTTGCCGACGAATCGATGCTTGCTGTACATGCTGTAATACCATCAGAAATGTTTTGGGAAATCCAAGAAAAATTACATTTTGCGGGCGCGTCCGGATTACTTTTAATACCAATCGAGAATATGATATTATGA
- a CDS encoding metallophosphoesterase — protein sequence MNNYFFVSDLHGKTERYEKLFNTILNEKPIAVLLGGDLLPHSNINANFIDEFLTVRLTSLKEKLNNFYPKVFLILGNDDARSEEHAIITAEQKKLFEYLHMRSAEFCGRKIFGYSFTPPSPFLLKDWEKYDLSRYTEFGSISPEEGKRTVEIPIDEIKYSTIKDDLELLTGSENLSEDIILFHGPPYKTNLDRAALDGKMIDHTQVDLHVGSIAIRKFIEKREPKITLHGHIHESARITGSWKDRIGKTFCLSAAHDGKELAVVKFNPTKPEEAERVLI from the coding sequence ATGAATAATTATTTTTTCGTTTCCGACCTCCATGGTAAAACCGAGCGTTACGAAAAATTGTTCAATACCATTTTGAACGAAAAGCCAATTGCAGTATTACTCGGCGGAGATTTGCTTCCGCATAGTAATATAAATGCAAATTTTATAGATGAATTTCTAACAGTTCGTCTAACATCCCTCAAAGAAAAGTTGAATAATTTTTATCCAAAAGTATTTTTAATTCTAGGTAATGATGATGCACGCTCGGAAGAACACGCAATCATAACCGCCGAGCAGAAAAAATTATTTGAATATTTACATATGCGCTCTGCAGAATTTTGCGGAAGAAAAATATTTGGTTACTCATTCACTCCTCCGTCTCCATTTCTATTAAAAGATTGGGAAAAATATGATCTTTCACGGTATACAGAATTCGGTTCAATTTCTCCGGAAGAAGGAAAGCGGACAGTTGAAATCCCAATTGATGAGATAAAATATTCAACAATTAAAGATGATCTGGAATTATTGACCGGATCGGAAAATCTTTCAGAAGATATAATTCTCTTTCACGGACCACCCTATAAAACCAATTTAGATAGAGCCGCGCTCGATGGTAAAATGATTGACCATACTCAAGTTGATCTTCATGTTGGAAGTATTGCAATACGTAAATTTATCGAAAAGAGAGAACCAAAAATTACTTTACACGGACATATCCACGAATCGGCTAGAATAACAGGAAGTTGGAAAGATAGGATCGGAAAGACATTTTGTTTGAGCGCCGCTCACGATGGCAAAGAGTTAGCCGTCGTTAAGTTCAATCCCACCAAACCTGAAGAAGCCGAAAGGGTTTTGATTTAA
- the hisB gene encoding imidazoleglycerol-phosphate dehydratase HisB: MNKNAAKIKNARKAEHLRKTNETVIKIKLDLDGKGKSKIKSGIGFFDHMLEQLAKHSNIYMEIKVKGDLHIDEHHTVEDVGIALGEAISKALGDRKGIERFGFMLPMDDAIAECAIDLGGRAYLSFNCKFKREMIGGFPTELFKEFFRGLSTGLRANIHIKSKGENDHHKAEAIFKALARALNNALKYDSRNKGSLPSTKGLI; the protein is encoded by the coding sequence ATGAATAAAAATGCTGCTAAAATAAAAAATGCCCGTAAAGCGGAACATCTAAGAAAGACAAATGAAACAGTTATTAAAATAAAACTGGATTTGGACGGAAAAGGCAAATCTAAGATTAAAAGCGGAATCGGATTTTTTGATCATATGCTTGAACAATTAGCAAAACATTCGAATATATATATGGAAATTAAGGTTAAGGGCGATTTGCATATTGACGAACATCATACGGTTGAAGATGTTGGAATCGCATTAGGAGAAGCAATAAGTAAAGCTCTCGGCGACCGCAAAGGAATTGAACGCTTCGGATTCATGCTGCCGATGGATGATGCTATAGCTGAATGCGCGATTGATCTCGGCGGGAGAGCTTATCTATCATTCAATTGCAAATTTAAGCGCGAAATGATCGGTGGATTTCCTACTGAGCTGTTTAAAGAATTTTTTAGAGGATTATCGACCGGGCTACGTGCGAACATACATATTAAATCAAAAGGGGAGAACGATCATCATAAAGCGGAAGCAATATTCAAGGCATTGGCAAGGGCCCTCAACAATGCTCTTAAATATGATTCCAGAAATAAAGGCAGTTTGCCGTCAACAAAAGGATTGATATGA
- the hisH gene encoding imidazole glycerol phosphate synthase subunit HisH: MIALIDYGAGNTASVANVLDELNYEYIITNNECQISKSEKIIFPGVGEASSAIRNLHLTNLFTMLRVTKKPMLGICLGMQLLCDKSKEGDTSCLGIFSVTTEKFDETKIKVPNMGWNQIKYVKNSKLFTGIPEEEYFYFANSYYVPVNENTTSICNYGIDFCSSMEKENFYGVQFHPEKSGKMGIQLIKNFVEIC, translated from the coding sequence ATGATTGCACTAATTGATTACGGCGCAGGAAATACTGCTTCTGTCGCAAATGTTCTTGATGAATTAAATTATGAGTACATAATTACGAATAACGAATGTCAAATTTCTAAATCAGAGAAAATAATTTTTCCCGGAGTCGGTGAGGCATCCTCCGCAATTAGAAATCTTCATTTGACAAATCTCTTTACGATGCTTCGTGTAACAAAGAAACCGATGCTTGGTATCTGCCTCGGTATGCAGCTACTTTGCGATAAATCGAAAGAGGGAGACACATCTTGTCTTGGAATTTTTTCTGTAACTACGGAAAAGTTTGATGAAACAAAAATTAAAGTTCCGAATATGGGCTGGAACCAAATTAAATATGTTAAGAATTCAAAATTATTTACCGGAATTCCTGAAGAAGAATATTTCTATTTCGCAAATTCTTATTATGTTCCGGTTAATGAAAATACAACTTCAATTTGTAATTACGGTATTGATTTCTGTTCTTCGATGGAGAAAGAAAATTTTTACGGAGTTCAATTCCATCCGGAAAAATCGGGCAAAATGGGGATTCAATTAATAAAAAACTTTGTGGAAATATGTTAA
- a CDS encoding pyruvate, phosphate dikinase: MINEHKPIDNLVFELQERAKELNCLYTIEDSLNRSEISLRQAFHTVINSIPPAWQFPKECKAKLVYGDIVYQTSDFEETKWFIQSDIIVQDKLVGQISVFYLAEFPQANNGHGPFLKEEKKLLNTIADRLGHFILHHKLKNVFNELRNVREQVDGRTKGEWRIVLDMIRKTDPGLFMSLLRKTLHLLCWKGVEEAEMLMKHANVSRRGTKEDESVYDDNKPMKLTKIINYDQYVDTILKLADENLSDEIILGRIQKWIQEDKSSSLIKVVDNQDTSLSEIADAIRKFVHLTPEKFELPPSTVKGLRVSLLRRFFTDHLDYISVAKEYVMLSDFYSLIDKMIFPGGSHGKLGGKSAGLFLAVHILNKEAEQNELLQNIKTPKTWYLTSDSILYFMRHNSLEEVLEQKYKEIDEVRIEYPHIVQLFKNSEFPSDILKGLSVALDDLGERPLVVRSSSLLEDQIGATFSGKYKSLFLANQGTKQERLIALMDAISEVYASTFSPDPIEYRAERGLLDFNEEMGVMIQEVVGTKIGNYFLPALAGVAFSNNEFRWSPRIKREDGLLRLVPGLGTRAVDRLGDDYPVLISPGQPNLKVNVSPEEILRYSPKKVDLINLTTNEFESIAINDLLKEHGAEYPLFTQIFSVMDGTMIRQPNDWDAGDPFKEFFVTFNGLITQTNFLKRIASILKTLQQKIKSPVDIEFASDGKDFYMLQCRPQSFAGDSNSDTIPKDVPLEKIIFTARRFVSNGRMPDVTHIVYVDPQKYSDITDRDKMLHVGRAVSRLNKTLPKRKFILIGPGRWGSRGDIKLGVNVTYSDINNTAMLIEVARKKGNYVPDLSFGTHFFQDLVEANIRYLPLYPDDAGIIFNERFFNESKNIFSEIVPEYASLSDLIKVIDVPNSTGGLILKVLMNADQEQAVGIFTTPTGEIIQEQEYKETFDYHPSDHWRWRMKMAEKLASEIDGDRFGIVGLYIFGSTKNADSGPGSDIDLIVHIDDEKCNLQELNLWFEGWSLALSEMNYLRSGYKSQGLLDIHYVTDADIKARSSYASKIGAITDAARPLKMKQKNN; the protein is encoded by the coding sequence ATGATAAATGAACATAAACCGATAGATAATTTAGTTTTTGAACTTCAGGAGCGTGCGAAGGAATTAAATTGTCTTTACACAATAGAAGATAGTCTTAACCGTTCAGAAATTTCGCTGCGTCAAGCTTTTCACACTGTTATCAACTCAATACCACCGGCTTGGCAATTTCCCAAAGAATGTAAAGCTAAACTAGTTTATGGCGATATCGTTTATCAGACCAGTGACTTCGAAGAAACAAAATGGTTTATACAATCTGATATTATTGTGCAGGACAAATTAGTAGGACAGATATCCGTTTTCTATTTGGCAGAATTTCCTCAAGCCAATAATGGTCATGGTCCATTTTTGAAAGAAGAAAAAAAATTACTCAACACAATAGCTGACCGGCTCGGTCATTTTATACTTCACCATAAATTAAAAAACGTTTTTAATGAACTCAGAAATGTACGTGAACAAGTTGACGGACGTACAAAAGGTGAGTGGCGGATTGTACTGGATATGATTCGCAAAACTGATCCCGGTTTATTTATGAGTCTGCTGCGCAAAACTCTTCACCTTCTTTGCTGGAAAGGTGTTGAAGAAGCGGAAATGTTGATGAAGCATGCGAATGTCTCTAGACGCGGTACAAAAGAAGATGAATCGGTTTATGATGATAATAAACCGATGAAGCTTACCAAGATTATTAATTATGATCAGTATGTAGATACTATTTTAAAACTTGCTGATGAAAATTTATCGGACGAGATAATACTTGGCAGAATTCAAAAATGGATACAAGAAGATAAATCCAGTTCTCTAATTAAGGTAGTTGATAACCAGGATACATCTCTTTCTGAGATTGCAGACGCGATCCGGAAATTTGTTCATTTAACTCCGGAAAAATTTGAACTTCCTCCTTCAACTGTTAAGGGTTTACGCGTTTCCTTATTAAGAAGATTTTTTACAGATCATCTCGATTATATAAGCGTTGCCAAAGAATACGTAATGCTGAGTGATTTCTATTCATTGATTGACAAAATGATTTTTCCCGGTGGAAGTCACGGAAAATTAGGGGGTAAGAGCGCCGGATTATTTTTAGCGGTTCATATCTTGAATAAAGAAGCCGAACAAAATGAACTTCTGCAGAATATCAAAACACCAAAAACATGGTACTTAACTTCCGACAGTATTCTTTACTTCATGCGGCATAATAGTCTTGAAGAAGTGCTGGAACAAAAATATAAAGAGATTGATGAAGTGCGTATTGAATATCCGCATATCGTTCAATTATTTAAAAATTCCGAATTCCCATCAGACATTCTAAAAGGATTATCTGTTGCACTCGATGATCTTGGTGAGCGTCCCTTAGTTGTTCGAAGTTCAAGTTTGCTTGAAGATCAAATCGGTGCAACCTTTTCCGGTAAATACAAAAGTTTATTCCTCGCAAACCAAGGAACAAAACAAGAGAGATTAATTGCATTGATGGATGCAATTTCTGAAGTGTACGCTTCCACTTTTAGCCCGGATCCTATTGAATACCGTGCAGAACGTGGCTTGCTCGATTTCAATGAAGAAATGGGTGTAATGATTCAAGAAGTTGTTGGTACAAAAATCGGAAATTATTTTTTACCCGCACTTGCCGGCGTTGCTTTCAGCAATAACGAATTCCGCTGGTCGCCGCGTATTAAGCGGGAGGATGGTTTATTACGTCTTGTTCCGGGACTTGGAACTCGCGCAGTTGACCGTTTAGGAGATGATTACCCTGTATTGATTTCACCGGGTCAACCAAATTTGAAAGTTAATGTATCACCGGAAGAAATATTGCGCTACTCACCGAAAAAAGTGGATTTGATAAACTTAACAACGAATGAATTTGAGTCTATAGCAATAAACGATCTTCTTAAAGAACACGGTGCCGAATACCCGCTGTTCACACAGATTTTTTCAGTTATGGACGGAACAATGATCCGGCAGCCAAATGATTGGGATGCGGGCGATCCGTTCAAAGAATTTTTTGTAACGTTTAATGGATTGATTACACAAACGAACTTTTTAAAAAGAATTGCTTCAATTCTTAAAACTCTTCAGCAAAAAATTAAATCACCTGTTGATATCGAATTCGCTTCCGACGGTAAAGATTTTTATATGCTTCAATGCCGTCCTCAAAGTTTTGCCGGAGATTCCAATTCGGATACAATTCCTAAAGATGTTCCTTTGGAAAAAATTATTTTCACAGCGAGGCGTTTTGTTTCAAATGGCAGAATGCCCGATGTTACTCATATAGTTTATGTTGATCCGCAAAAGTATTCAGATATAACAGATAGAGATAAAATGCTCCATGTGGGGCGTGCTGTGAGTCGGCTGAACAAAACACTTCCTAAAAGAAAATTTATTCTAATTGGTCCCGGCAGATGGGGAAGCAGGGGTGATATTAAACTTGGGGTAAATGTAACTTACTCCGATATCAACAATACAGCGATGTTGATTGAGGTTGCGCGTAAGAAAGGAAATTACGTTCCGGATCTTTCTTTCGGCACTCATTTCTTTCAAGATCTGGTTGAAGCGAACATTAGATATCTTCCGCTTTATCCTGATGATGCCGGTATAATTTTCAATGAGAGATTTTTTAATGAATCGAAAAATATTTTTTCGGAAATAGTTCCGGAATACGCTTCTCTTTCGGATCTAATAAAAGTTATTGATGTTCCTAATTCAACCGGAGGATTAATTCTAAAAGTATTGATGAATGCAGATCAAGAACAAGCAGTTGGTATTTTCACTACTCCTACAGGCGAAATTATACAGGAACAAGAATACAAAGAAACATTTGATTATCATCCCAGCGACCATTGGCGATGGAGAATGAAGATGGCGGAAAAACTTGCGTCCGAAATTGATGGTGATCGTTTCGGAATAGTTGGTCTCTATATTTTCGGAAGTACAAAAAATGCTGATTCAGGTCCAGGGAGTGATATTGATTTAATAGTTCATATAGATGATGAGAAGTGCAACCTTCAAGAACTAAATCTTTGGTTCGAAGGATGGAGTTTGGCTTTAAGTGAAATGAATTATTTGCGCTCGGGATACAAATCTCAAGGATTGCTTGATATTCATTATGTAACCGATGCAGATATTAAAGCAAGATCAAGTTATGCTTCAAAAATAGGCGCAATAACAGATGCTGCAAGACCGTTAAAGATGAAGCAAAAAAATAATTAA
- the hisD gene encoding histidinol dehydrogenase: MKIYSTKNLSEIELENLFKRHAINSESIFKIVKPIVEDVKRNSINVALKYAKKFDGYDADKILVSKKEYEESEKLLDSEAKKALLTAAKNIKKFHRKQIPVGYEIETLDGVKCSREFRAIENVALYVPGGTAVLPSTLLMLGIPAQLAGCKRVVALSPTNNKINPAVLFAAKICGINEFYKIGGAQGISLLAYGDSQINKVDKIFGPGNQFVTAAKTLISIDPQGSAIDMPAGPSELLIIADGKANPSYIASDLLSQAEHGKDSQVILLTTNRKLACDVQNEIKRQKKYLSRGEYISGSLKNSFILIADSIDEAIKLSNQYAPEHLILNIEHADKIKDKITNAGSVFLGKYSAESIGDYASGTNHSLPTYGYAKSFGGISVESFMKTITFQKVSKKGFNKIASTVIKLASLEKLDAHANSVKVRAKNEN; encoded by the coding sequence ATGAAAATCTATTCAACAAAAAACCTCTCCGAAATTGAGCTGGAAAATCTTTTCAAACGCCACGCTATTAATTCGGAATCTATTTTCAAGATAGTAAAACCGATAGTGGAAGATGTTAAAAGAAACAGTATAAATGTTGCGCTCAAGTATGCGAAAAAATTTGACGGTTACGACGCCGATAAAATATTGGTTTCAAAAAAAGAATATGAAGAATCTGAAAAATTACTGGATAGCGAAGCAAAAAAAGCATTGCTCACTGCTGCAAAAAATATCAAAAAGTTTCATCGCAAACAGATCCCTGTTGGTTATGAGATAGAAACGTTGGATGGTGTAAAATGTTCAAGGGAATTTCGAGCGATTGAAAATGTTGCTCTATATGTACCCGGCGGCACGGCTGTTCTTCCGTCTACTTTATTAATGCTTGGAATTCCTGCGCAACTTGCCGGATGTAAAAGAGTTGTTGCTTTATCGCCTACAAATAATAAAATTAATCCCGCAGTTCTCTTTGCTGCAAAGATTTGCGGAATTAATGAATTTTATAAAATTGGCGGCGCACAAGGAATTTCCTTGCTTGCTTATGGCGATAGTCAAATCAATAAAGTTGATAAAATATTTGGCCCGGGAAATCAATTTGTAACTGCCGCCAAAACTTTAATTAGCATTGATCCACAAGGATCTGCAATTGATATGCCTGCCGGTCCGAGCGAACTATTGATTATTGCCGATGGAAAAGCAAATCCATCTTACATCGCTTCAGATTTGCTTTCGCAGGCAGAGCATGGAAAAGATTCGCAAGTAATTTTGTTAACAACAAACAGAAAGTTGGCATGTGATGTTCAAAATGAAATTAAGCGACAAAAAAAATATTTGTCAAGAGGAGAATATATCAGCGGATCGTTGAAAAATTCATTCATTCTTATCGCTGATTCGATAGATGAAGCAATTAAACTTAGCAATCAATACGCGCCCGAACATTTGATACTAAATATAGAACATGCCGACAAAATCAAAGATAAAATTACAAATGCTGGTTCGGTATTCTTAGGTAAATACTCGGCGGAAAGTATAGGTGATTACGCCTCCGGAACAAATCATTCTCTACCAACATACGGCTACGCAAAATCGTTTGGAGGAATTTCGGTCGAATCATTTATGAAAACAATTACATTTCAGAAAGTGAGTAAAAAAGGATTTAATAAAATTGCATCTACAGTAATAAAATTAGCATCACTTGAGAAACTTGACGCACACGCAAATTCAGTTAAAGTAAGAGCAAAAAATGAAAATTGA